Proteins found in one Pelobates fuscus isolate aPelFus1 chromosome 10, aPelFus1.pri, whole genome shotgun sequence genomic segment:
- the LOC134574549 gene encoding oocyte zinc finger protein XlCOF7.1-like, whose amino-acid sequence MRSPSTRTRFFPQSLSITQMIMNKDKNQMSERILDLTLEIIFLLTGEDYIVVKKAVEGVSHNTRSNISEGWCRTQSHSTVLPPHTLIHERNDDKKILELTLKIIQLLTGEVPIKYENGTIYFSMEKWEYLEGHKDLSKDMMIETPQPHCSTGKSGEFQPSVSLPEFETTDETEKKINKEGMYLKINKPRKRQAKSVMYVSQESEGSASCRQGNLTDSDTSTEDTHAENTSTHIKGESASRDASYTTRECCIKNESTMCEERNLKDPDVCTPKENTESEYETTLTKEDAALCKDRNFTDTDIYTPTEQTQYTYIKEDSASCEDENITDTDSSTPTEHTQTDYTSFHIKEESDSCDEDNITDNECYTPAAHTQTEFTSTPIESYLKSNKNTLEITSSMSLIESGKPVETPGRKPGKEKVSNTEAVYNCSECSKSFKNNSELTKHQSTHKRHKMISSETGEVYYSESSIVLHESHRKGEKQFACTECGKSFTQKSNLVVHQMIHTGEQPFSCTDCGKCFRRAAHLTSHKRSHTGEKPFACNECGKCFAHSSSLVTHQRLHKGEKPFRCADCGKCFSQAPHLIIHRRIHTGERPFSCSECGKCFINRSNLVAHQKIHVEKPPPCSECGQCVKRSASTAHKKTHKSENQTPCHK is encoded by the exons ATCCCCTTCCACAAGGACTAGATTCTTTCCACAGAGCCTCTCTATAACCCAGATGATAATGAACAAAGATAAGAATCAGATGTCTGAGAGGATCTTGGATCTCACCCTGGAGATCATCTTCCTGCTGACCGGAGAG GATTACATTGTTGTGAAGAAGGCTGTTGAGGGTGTCTCTCACAATACCAGAAGCAATATCTCAGAAGGATGGTGCAGGACCCAGAGCCACAGCACGGTGCTTCCACCACACACGCTGATACACGAGAGGAACGATGACAAGAAGATCCTGGAACTGACACTAAAGATCATCcagctgctgactggagag gttcctaTCAAGTATGAGAATGGCACCATTTATTTCTCCATGGAGAAGTGGGAGTATTTAGAAGGGCACAAAGACCTAAGCAAAGACATGATGATTGAGACTCCGCAACCCCACTGCTCAACAG GTAAATCTGGAGAATTTCAACCCTCTGTGTCATTGCCTGAATTTGAAACCACAGATGAAACGGAGAAGAAAATCAATAAAGAAGGAATGTATCTGAAGATAAACAAACCAAGAAAACGACAGGCAAAATCTGTAATGTACGTGTCACAGGAATCTGAGGGATCTGCATCATGCAGACAAGGAAATCTTACAGACAGTGACACATCCACAGAAGATACACACGCAGAAAATACATCGACTCATATTAAGGGGGAGTCTGCCTCACGTGACGCTAGTTATACAACAAGAGAATGTTGCATTAAGAATGAATCAACTATGTGTGAAGAAAGAAATCTCAAAGACCCCGATGTCTGTACTCCCAAAGAGAATACAGAGTCAGAATATGAAACTACTCTTACTAAAGAGGACGCGGCCTTGTGTAAAGATAGAAACttcacagacactgacatttaTACACCTACAGAACAGActcaatatacatatattaaggaGGATTCTGCCTCCTGTGAAGATGAAAATATCACAGATACTGACAGTTCTACACCCACagaacatacacagacagactataCATCTTTTCATATTAAGGAGGAGTCAGACTCATGTGACGAAGATAACATAACAGACAATGAATGTTATACTCCCGCAGCACATACACAGACGGAATTTACATCTACTCCTATTGAAAGTTATTTGAAAAGCAATAAAAATACACTAGAAATCACTTCTAGTATGTCCTTAATTGAATCTGGAAAACCTGTTGAAACTCCTGGTCGTAAACCAGGTAAAGAAAAAGTAAGCAACACGGAGGCAGTATATAATTGTTCTGAGTGTTCTAAAAGTTTTAAGAATAATTCAGAGCTTACGAAACACCAGTCCACTCATAAAAGACACAAAATGATTTCTTCTGAAACAGGGGAAGTCTATTATTCAGAGTCCAGTATTGTGTTACATGAGTCACATCGTAAAGGAGAGAAACAGTTTGCGTGCACTGAATGCGGGAAAAGCTTTACCCAGAAATCTAATCTTGTTGTTCATCAGATGATTCATACAGGAGAGCAGCCGTTCTCATGTACGGACTGTGGTAAGTGTTTCAGGCGGGCTGCTCATCTTACTTCACATAAAAGGagtcacacaggagaaaaaccatttGCATGCAATGAATGTGGGAAGTGTTTTGCACATAGTTCCTCTCTCGTTACACATCAAAGACTTCACAAAGGAGAAAAACCCTTCCGTTGTGCTGACTGTGGTAAATGTTTTAGTCAGGCTCCTCATTTAATCATACATCGAAGGATTCACACTGGTGAGAGGCCATTCTCatgctctgaatgtgggaaatgttttattaatcGCTCAAATCTCGTTGCGCATCAAAAAATTCATGTGGAGAAACCACccccatgttctgaatgtgggcaATGTGTTAAACGGAGTGCTTCTACCGCACACAAAAAGACTCATAAAAGCGAGAATCAAACCCCATGTCATAAATGA